From the genome of Cryptococcus neoformans var. neoformans B-3501A chromosome 1, whole genome shotgun sequence, one region includes:
- a CDS encoding hypothetical protein (Similar to gi|1708799|sp|P55251|LEU2_RHIPU 3-isopropylmalate dehydratase (Isopropylmalate isomerase) (Alpha-IPM isomerase) (IPMI), FASTA scores: opt: 3462, E(): 0, (68.235% identity (83.137% similar) in 765 aa overlap (9-762:3-755)); HMMPfam hit to Aconitase, Aconitase family (aconitate hydratase), score: 853.3, E(): 9.6e-254; HMMPfam hit to Aconitase_C, Aconitase C-terminal domain, score: 209.5, E(): 6.3e-60): MPAPITTPRTLYDKVFDDHVVHSGEGDTLIYIDRHLVHEVTSPQAFEGLRNAGRKVRRPDCTLVTVDHNIPTISRKNFKNVNTFIGEADSRAQVAALEDNVKEFGLTYFGMNDKRQGIVHIIGPEQGFTLPGTTVCCGDSHTSTHGAFGALAFGIGTSEVEHILATQTLPQAKSKNMRINVEGTLAEGVSSKDIVLHIIGVIGTAGGTGCVIEFSGSTIRALSMEARMSICNMAIEGGARAGMIAPDEITFEYLKGRPLSPREGEEWDKAVEYWKTLKTDPGAKYDIEVEIKAEDIVPTLTWGTSPQDVVPITGVVPNPDDFPEAQRGNIVRALEYMGLTSGTPMEKVKIDKAFFGSCTNGRIEDMRSAARVILASQKNGGPSKVADGVYAMIVPGSGLVKQQAEAEGLDVIFKKAGFDWREAGCSMCLGMNPDQLKPGERCASTSNRNFEGRQGAGGRTHLMSPAMVAAASLTGYLTDVRTLMGSHANDDGLKITSYFDYLTPVEVPAQPTEPTEETEEGKTPVKAAAAGSAGLPKFNVLRGIAAPMWEANIDTDKIIPKQFLKTLLRTGLGKALFWPLRYDVETNEEIPDFVLNKEPYRHASIIVCTGPNFGCGSSREHAPWALNDFGIRCVMAPSFGDIFKTNCFKNGMLPLQLPQADLDTLYEDASAGLEITVDLENQVIVRPNGKPSIPFSVDPFRRHCLINGLDDIGLTLVHRDEIEKFEGKRTAVWPWLDGVGYAKKGQKVIAVPVRKGARKTDW, translated from the exons ATGCCTGCTCCGATAACCACTCCTAGGACTCTTTATGACAAAGTCTTTGACGATCACGTCGTACACTCCGGGGAAGGCGATACCCTTATCTACATCGACCGCCATCTTGTTCACGAAGTTACTTCTCCTCAAGCTTTTGAAGGTTTGAGAAATGCTGGACGAAAAGTTCGCAGACCGGACTGTACACTTGTCACTGTCGACCACAACATTCC TACCATTTCTCGTAAGAATTTCAAGAACGTCAACACTTTCATTGGTGAGGCGGACAGTCGGGCGCAGGTTGCCGCCCTCGAAGACAATGTGAAGGAGTTTGGCCTCACATACTTCGGTATGAACGACAAGCGACAAG GCATTGTTCACATCATCGGTCCAGAGCAAGGATTCACTCTTCCCGGTACAACTGTTTGCTGCGGTGATTCCCACACTTCCA CCCACGGTGCTTTTGGTGCCCTTGCTTTCGGTATCGGCACTTCTGAAGTGGAACACATCCTTGCTACCCAAACTCTCCCCCAAGCCAAGTCTAAGAACATGCGCATCAATGTTGAGGGTACTCTTGCCGAGGGTGTGTCCTCTAAAGACATTGTTCTTCATATCATTGGTGTGATTGGTACTGCTGGTGGTACTGGTTGTGTCATTGAGTTCTCTGGGTCAACAATCCGAGCGCTCAGTATGGAGGCAAGAATGTCCATCTGTAACATGGCTATTGAAGGAGGTGCTAGGGCCGGCATGATCGCCCCTGATGAGATTACTTTCGAATACCTCAAGGGACGTCCTCTCAGCCCTAGAGAAGGTGAGGAATGGGATAAGGCAGTAGAGTACTGGAAAACCCTGAAGACGGATCCCGGAGCCAAGTACGATATCGAGGTTGAGATCAAGGCTGAAGACATCGTGCCTACCCTCACCTGGGGTACTTCTCCTCAGGATGTTGTACCTATCACTGGTGTCGTTCCTAACCCCGACGATTTCCCCGAAGCTCAGCGAGGTAATATTGTTCGGGCTCTCGAATACATGGGGCTTACCTCCGGTACCCCTATGGAGAAGGTCAAGATTGACAAGGCTTTCTTCGGCTCTTGTACCAACGGTCGTATCGAAGACATGCGCTCTGCTGCTCGTGTTATCCTTGCTTCCCAGAAAAATGGTGGGCCTTCCAAGGTCGCGGATGGTGTCTACGCTATGATCGTTCCTGGTTCCGGTTTAGTCAAGCAACAAGCGGAAGCCGAAGGTCTTGACGTCATTTTCAAGAAGGCGGGCTTTGACTGGCGAGAGGCTGGTTGCTCCATGTGTCTTGGTATGAACCCGGACCAGCTCAAGCCCGGAGAGCGATGCGCCAGTACTTCGAACAGAAACTTCGAAGGTCGACAAGGCGCCGGTGGCCGAACTCATCTCATGTCCCCTGCAATGGTAGCGGCCGCTTCCCTTACTGGTTATCTCACCGATGTTCGTACACTCATGGGCTCCCACGCTAATGATGATGGACTCAAAATCACATCATATTTCGACTATCTCACACCTGTCGAAGTGCCGGCTCAACCCACTGAGCCTACTGAGGAGACCGAAGAGGGTAAGACTCCGGTCAAggccgctgctgctggctCTGCCGGCTTGCCTAAATTTAACGTCCTTCGAGGCATCGCTGCCCCCATGTGGGAGGCCAACATCGACACCGACAAAATCATCCCTAAGCAGTTCTTGAAGACTCTTCTTCGTACTGGTCTCGGCAAGGCTCTCTTCTGGCCCCTTCGATACGATGTCGAGACCAATGAAGAGATTCCTGATTTCGTGCTCAACAAAGAGCCTTATAGGCATGCCAGTATCATTGTCTGCACTGGTCCTAACTTCGGTTGTGGTTCTTCTCGTGAACATGCTCCTTGGGCTCTTAACGATTTCGGTATTCGATGTGTGATGGCGCCATCTTTTGGTGACATCTTCAAAACCAA CTGCTTCAAGAACGGTatgcttcctcttcagcttccCCAAGCCGACCTCGATACCCTCTATGAAGATGCTTCAGCTGGTCTAGAGATTACGGTAGATCTTGAGAACCAAGTGATCGTCCGACCCAACGGCAAGCCATCCATTCCTTTCTCTGTTGACCCCTTCCGACGACATTGCCTTATTAATGGTCTCGATGATATTGGTCTTACACTTGTCCACCGAGACGAAATTGAGAAGTttgaagggaagaggaccGCGGTCTGGCCTTGGCTTGACGGTGTTGGATATGCCAAGAAGGGACAGAAGGTCATCGCTGTGCCCGTTAGGAAGGGCGCCAGGAAGACGGACTGGTAA